One window of Vicinamibacterales bacterium genomic DNA carries:
- a CDS encoding GDSL-type esterase/lipase family protein, producing MRIETPPRSWILRALLATLIAVLLLIAKDWAYSPTFRLFLDHRAAAGASAAAQQFGIEGDRVVPLIVTRGADRVAFVTEVGQDSTIHIGLRPAARSTYAIEWRQGGSRKVLAQGTVDGPAAIACAYPTGTGTIELVSDGPLTWVDPRVVRNLPLWPYVWAVALLILCRLAWTRRGQHPPSFLGVSHLTLLKGAAATVSILVALLVAEVVLRALGDRLPNGIVAERHDLGEVNRDPHWVDSPRYGRRLRASVDTLNEWRDGDIVRMGFIAPSSRPGSLHKFSFHTDAEGFRNDAVRDRFDIAALGDSFTDAMTMAGGASWPARLEDTLGVPVQNYGTAGFGPQQELLVLKDVVAPHRPRTVVLAFFAGNDIFDAEAFDAFQRSGGTITRARQGWRIKDVISRAETWFVVSALRAGIRSLGAHQGTVVAAAPAPVPPIEPPDPAAPAFDRGWFDLPVAGRRLRWAFMPPYLNTLNFSRDELAARPGWRLTSDAIKEMQAVSRSFGATFVVMFVPFKSQAYLPLVEAAMSKDAMQSAFGFSLETFGRSVNVDRMLANRFAQNQLMERLCAEAGIPFLDLTPALTARAAIGENVYFPDESHLNEAGEALVAETLAAFLRAQSAGPGAGNGLGRTAADSP from the coding sequence ATGAGGATAGAGACGCCCCCCCGATCATGGATTCTGCGCGCGCTGCTCGCGACGCTCATCGCGGTGCTGCTTCTCATCGCAAAAGACTGGGCCTATTCGCCCACATTCCGGCTGTTTCTCGACCACCGGGCTGCCGCCGGCGCTTCAGCCGCAGCCCAGCAGTTTGGCATCGAAGGCGACCGGGTGGTCCCGCTCATCGTGACCCGCGGGGCGGATCGTGTGGCCTTTGTTACCGAGGTTGGGCAGGACTCGACCATCCACATCGGCCTCCGTCCCGCCGCGCGCTCGACGTATGCGATCGAGTGGCGCCAGGGGGGCTCCCGCAAGGTGCTCGCCCAGGGCACCGTGGACGGCCCGGCCGCGATCGCGTGCGCGTATCCCACCGGCACCGGCACCATCGAGCTGGTGAGCGATGGTCCGCTCACCTGGGTGGACCCGCGGGTCGTTCGCAACCTGCCGCTGTGGCCGTACGTGTGGGCGGTGGCGCTGCTGATCCTGTGCCGGCTGGCATGGACCCGCCGGGGACAACACCCGCCATCGTTCCTTGGCGTGAGCCATCTGACGCTGCTCAAGGGCGCGGCGGCCACCGTGAGCATCCTAGTGGCGCTCCTCGTCGCCGAGGTTGTCCTGCGCGCCCTCGGCGATCGCCTGCCGAACGGCATCGTCGCCGAGCGCCACGATCTCGGCGAGGTCAATCGCGATCCCCACTGGGTGGACTCGCCGCGCTACGGACGCCGCCTGCGCGCCAGCGTTGACACGCTGAACGAATGGCGCGACGGCGACATCGTGCGGATGGGGTTCATCGCGCCGTCGTCGCGCCCAGGCTCGCTGCACAAGTTCTCGTTTCACACCGATGCCGAGGGCTTTCGCAACGACGCCGTCCGCGATCGCTTCGACATCGCCGCGCTGGGCGATTCGTTCACCGACGCGATGACCATGGCGGGAGGGGCCTCGTGGCCGGCGCGGCTCGAGGACACGCTGGGCGTGCCGGTGCAGAACTACGGCACGGCCGGCTTCGGACCGCAACAGGAACTGCTGGTGCTGAAGGACGTCGTCGCGCCCCATCGCCCGCGCACCGTCGTACTCGCGTTTTTTGCCGGCAACGACATCTTCGACGCGGAGGCGTTCGACGCTTTTCAACGGTCGGGCGGCACGATCACGCGCGCCCGGCAGGGTTGGCGCATCAAGGACGTTATCAGCCGCGCCGAGACGTGGTTCGTCGTCAGCGCGCTCCGTGCCGGAATCCGCTCGCTCGGCGCGCATCAGGGCACCGTGGTGGCGGCGGCGCCCGCACCGGTGCCGCCGATCGAACCGCCCGACCCCGCGGCTCCGGCGTTCGACCGCGGCTGGTTCGATCTGCCGGTGGCGGGCCGGCGGCTGCGGTGGGCCTTCATGCCGCCCTACCTCAACACCCTGAACTTCTCGCGGGACGAACTGGCCGCCAGGCCCGGCTGGCGATTGACCAGTGACGCCATCAAGGAGATGCAGGCCGTGTCGCGTTCGTTCGGCGCGACGTTCGTCGTCATGTTCGTGCCGTTCAAGAGCCAGGCCTACCTGCCGCTCGTGGAAGCGGCGATGTCGAAAGACGCCATGCAATCGGCGTTCGGCTTCAGCCTGGAGACCTTCGGCCGCAGCGTCAACGTCGACCGGATGCTCGCCAACCGCTTCGCCCAGAACCAGCTGATGGAGCGGTTGTGCGCCGAGGCCGGCATCCCGTTTCTCGACCTGACCCCCGCCCTCACCGCCCGGGCCGCCATTGGCGAGAACGTGTACTTTCCGGACGAGTCTCACCTCAATGAGGCGGGGGAGGCCCTGGTCGCGGAAACGCTCGCGGCGTTTCTTCGAGCTCAATCCGCCGGACCGGGCGCGGGCAATGGTCTGGGACGAACGGCCGCTGACTCGCCGTAG
- a CDS encoding DUF4390 domain-containing protein, with amino-acid sequence MNRTRPYFVRNLVRAACLLSLLAVSAAPVSAQETLRVRPLVRDGRVLVTFTLDGGLTDEMKAVVQSGLRTVFTYTVELKLKVPAWVDRTVASAVVSTSVDFDNLTRRHTISQALNGRVEGSFVVEDPAQVAQMVTNFDRLPLFDTKLLEANREYYVLVRADARPRSTAGLWPWSGTASGSAKFTFLK; translated from the coding sequence ATGAACCGAACCCGTCCGTACTTCGTCCGAAATCTGGTCCGCGCGGCCTGTCTGCTGAGCTTGCTGGCGGTGTCTGCGGCCCCGGTGTCGGCCCAGGAGACCCTTCGCGTGCGGCCGCTCGTGCGCGACGGACGGGTGCTGGTCACCTTCACTCTTGATGGCGGGCTCACCGACGAAATGAAGGCGGTGGTCCAGAGCGGCCTCCGCACCGTGTTCACCTACACGGTCGAACTCAAGCTCAAGGTGCCGGCGTGGGTGGATCGCACCGTGGCCTCGGCCGTGGTCTCGACCAGCGTGGACTTCGACAACCTCACCCGCCGCCACACGATTTCCCAGGCCCTCAACGGCCGCGTCGAAGGCTCGTTCGTGGTGGAAGACCCGGCGCAGGTCGCGCAGATGGTCACCAACTTCGACCGCCTGCCGCTGTTCGACACCAAGCTCCTCGAAGCCAACCGCGAATACTACGTGCTGGTCCGCGCCGACGCCCGTCCGCGCAGCACCGCGGGGCTCTGGCCCTGGTCCGGCACGGCCAGCGGCTCGGCCAAGTTCACGTTCCTCAAGTAG